The following are from one region of the Candidatus Dadabacteria bacterium genome:
- a CDS encoding DUF2237 domain-containing protein, with translation MKTEEKNIFGEELKECGTDPMTGFFRDGCCRAAVEDVGLHLVCAEMTEEFLAFSKSKGNDLTTPRPEFGFEGLKPGDRWCLCALRWKEALDGGVAPPVFLQSTHESVLRVIDLSDLKKHAVDVS, from the coding sequence ATGAAAACTGAAGAGAAAAACATATTCGGCGAAGAGCTAAAAGAGTGCGGAACGGATCCCATGACCGGATTTTTCCGCGACGGCTGTTGCAGGGCGGCGGTTGAGGACGTGGGGCTTCATCTGGTCTGCGCGGAGATGACCGAGGAGTTCCTCGCGTTTTCAAAATCCAAGGGGAATGATCTTACAACCCCCCGCCCCGAGTTCGGTTTCGAGGGCCTAAAACCCGGAGATAGGTGGTGTCTTTGCGCGCTTCGGTGGAAAGAGGCCCTTGACGGCGGCGTGGCTCCCCCGGTATTTCTTCAGTCGACTCATGAATCGGTGCTCAGGGTCATCGATCTCTCCGATCTTAAAAAACACGCGGTCGACGTGTCCTGA
- a CDS encoding (d)CMP kinase, translated as MCFHLVSRVFVAFRGAWRPEVKRSGDNIVTIDGPSGVGKSTVARRVAEQLGFSCLETGAMYRAVALKVSKAGVDLSDTVSLSGLLSGTAVGFSPAGGILLDGCDVSELIRTEEISSLSSRLAELGEVREFLIGIQREIGESGNIVAEGRDMGTYVFPRAKHKFYLDATVAERAKRRFLQGESGSLPDVESELRRRDSRDTQRSENPLHPASDAVIIDTTDMEAEQVVSEIVLRAKDISLRDG; from the coding sequence GTGTGTTTCCATCTCGTTTCCCGAGTTTTTGTCGCTTTTCGAGGCGCTTGGAGACCGGAAGTGAAGCGAAGCGGCGACAATATAGTTACCATAGACGGACCCTCGGGAGTCGGGAAAAGCACGGTCGCAAGACGGGTCGCCGAGCAGCTGGGTTTTTCGTGCCTTGAGACAGGCGCCATGTACAGGGCCGTCGCGCTTAAAGTTAGCAAAGCGGGAGTGGACCTAAGCGACACAGTATCGCTTTCTGGGCTGCTTTCCGGGACAGCGGTGGGATTCTCCCCGGCGGGCGGCATTCTCCTTGACGGATGTGATGTCTCTGAGCTTATAAGGACGGAGGAGATATCTTCCCTTTCATCCCGGCTCGCGGAACTCGGCGAAGTAAGGGAATTTCTGATCGGAATCCAGAGAGAAATCGGGGAGAGCGGGAACATAGTCGCCGAGGGAAGGGACATGGGAACGTATGTTTTCCCCCGGGCGAAGCACAAGTTCTATCTTGACGCCACCGTGGCCGAGAGGGCGAAAAGAAGGTTTCTTCAGGGGGAAAGCGGTTCCCTTCCGGATGTCGAAAGCGAGCTTCGCAGAAGGGACAGCCGCGACACGCAGCGCTCAGAAAATCCTCTTCATCCCGCCTCCGACGCCGTGATTATAGATACGACCGACATGGAGGCCGAGCAGGTGGTTTCCGAGATAGTTCTTCGCGCGAAGGACATTTCCCTTCGGGACGGCTGA
- the aroA gene encoding 3-phosphoshikimate 1-carboxyvinyltransferase encodes MADFILKEKPRAFSGDIALPGDKSISHRAVILGSLAHGKTRAKGFLASRDTLATANAFRSMGVEVAVGAGEVEISGKGLFGLEAPRETIDAENSGTTARLLSGVLSAQSFPSTITGDSSLRRRPMSRVTVPLRRMGARISGEGKTLPLRITGSELRGIDYESPVASAQVKSAILLAGLYAAGRTSVTEPERTRDHTERMLRHFGVPVETEGTCVSVSPGAEFSGTEIEIPSDISSAAFFIVAALINPGSEIMVKNVGLNPLRTGALDILREMGADISVENLRERCGEPVGDIIARHCALSGVRIGGESVSRAIDELPVVSVAACFAEGETVISDAGELRVKETDRISAMAGELSKLGADIRETQDGMVINGVEELCGARCGSRGDHRVAMSLSVAATRARGETVIEDAGCVSISFPEFLSLFEALGDRK; translated from the coding sequence ATGGCCGATTTCATACTGAAGGAAAAACCCCGCGCATTCAGCGGGGATATAGCACTTCCGGGAGACAAGTCCATTTCCCACAGGGCGGTTATTCTGGGTTCTCTGGCGCATGGAAAAACCCGGGCGAAAGGGTTCCTCGCCTCCCGGGACACTCTCGCCACCGCGAACGCTTTCAGGAGCATGGGGGTCGAGGTGGCCGTGGGCGCGGGGGAAGTGGAGATCTCGGGAAAGGGACTTTTCGGCCTTGAGGCGCCCCGGGAAACCATAGACGCCGAGAATTCGGGGACGACGGCCAGACTGCTCTCAGGAGTGCTAAGCGCCCAGAGCTTCCCCTCGACCATTACCGGGGATTCCTCGCTTCGCCGCCGTCCCATGTCGAGGGTGACCGTTCCCCTTCGCAGGATGGGGGCAAGGATTTCGGGAGAAGGGAAAACCCTTCCGCTTCGCATAACGGGCTCGGAACTTCGGGGAATAGACTACGAATCTCCCGTGGCTAGCGCGCAGGTGAAGTCGGCGATTCTGCTCGCGGGACTCTACGCGGCGGGGCGGACCAGCGTTACGGAACCCGAGAGAACCCGGGACCATACCGAGAGAATGCTTCGCCATTTCGGGGTTCCCGTGGAGACGGAAGGAACCTGCGTTTCGGTAAGCCCTGGTGCGGAGTTCTCGGGAACCGAGATTGAAATTCCCTCCGACATCTCCTCGGCGGCTTTTTTCATCGTCGCCGCGCTTATAAACCCGGGATCGGAAATCATGGTAAAAAACGTGGGCCTTAACCCCCTTAGAACGGGGGCGCTGGATATCCTGCGGGAGATGGGGGCCGACATTTCGGTTGAGAACCTCCGCGAGCGCTGCGGAGAGCCTGTGGGGGACATAATAGCCCGCCACTGCGCACTGAGCGGCGTGCGGATAGGGGGAGAGTCGGTGTCCCGGGCAATAGACGAGCTTCCGGTTGTTTCGGTAGCCGCGTGTTTTGCGGAGGGCGAAACGGTTATAAGCGATGCGGGGGAACTTCGGGTAAAGGAAACCGACAGGATAAGCGCCATGGCGGGGGAACTTTCGAAGCTGGGAGCTGACATCAGGGAAACGCAGGATGGCATGGTTATAAACGGCGTGGAGGAGCTTTGCGGCGCCCGGTGCGGAAGCCGCGGCGACCACCGCGTGGCCATGTCTCTTTCCGTCGCGGCCACGCGGGCCCGGGGAGAGACGGTGATTGAAGACGCCGGGTGTGTTTCCATCTCGTTTCCCGAGTTTTTGTCGCTTTTCGAGGCGCTTGGAGACCGGAAGTGA
- a CDS encoding cofactor-independent phosphoglycerate mutase yields MKYLILQGDGMPDHKLPELDGRTPLEAADTPNLDEIAKRAEIFGIAKTIPDPLPPGSDVGNLAVLGYDPTKYYTGRSPLEAASIGISLGETDVAVRCNLVTLAERDGRTVMEDYSAGHITDDDAAGIIEDLKKEFDGEEFSLSQGVSYRHLLLWRGGNSGIRTTPPHDISGKEIAPWLPSGDGAEKLLSLMEKSRRILKDHPVNAKRRAEGKNTADSVWLWGEGTRPDMPPLQELYGITGSVVSAVDLVKGIGIFASMEVIEVPGATGYLDTNYAGKVSGAIESLRRVDLAMIHIEATDETGHVGDARLKIRAVEDFDQKVVGPALAGMEQFGEYRVLVLSDHPTPIDLRTHTNEPVPFAILDSGNRSVKNGSLVYTEDSAASSGIFVEQGWKLMGTLVAR; encoded by the coding sequence GTGAAATACCTTATCCTCCAAGGCGACGGCATGCCCGACCACAAGCTCCCCGAGCTTGACGGCAGGACTCCGCTTGAAGCAGCCGACACTCCCAATCTTGACGAGATCGCGAAGCGGGCAGAGATTTTCGGGATCGCGAAAACCATTCCCGACCCGCTTCCTCCGGGAAGCGACGTGGGAAACCTCGCGGTGCTGGGCTACGACCCCACGAAATACTACACGGGAAGATCCCCCCTCGAAGCCGCGAGCATAGGGATTTCGCTCGGGGAAACGGACGTCGCAGTCCGGTGCAACCTTGTAACCCTTGCGGAGAGAGACGGCCGGACGGTCATGGAGGACTACAGCGCCGGGCACATAACGGATGATGACGCAGCCGGGATAATCGAGGATCTAAAAAAAGAGTTCGACGGGGAAGAGTTCTCCCTGAGCCAGGGGGTAAGCTACAGGCATCTTCTGCTCTGGCGCGGAGGAAACAGCGGTATCCGAACAACCCCGCCTCACGACATTTCGGGAAAAGAAATCGCTCCCTGGCTTCCTTCGGGAGACGGAGCGGAAAAACTTCTGAGTCTGATGGAGAAATCCCGCAGGATACTGAAAGATCACCCCGTGAACGCAAAAAGAAGGGCTGAGGGCAAAAACACCGCCGACTCCGTATGGCTCTGGGGCGAAGGGACAAGACCCGACATGCCGCCCCTTCAAGAACTCTACGGAATCACCGGATCCGTCGTATCGGCGGTCGACCTCGTAAAGGGAATAGGAATTTTCGCCTCGATGGAAGTAATCGAGGTTCCAGGAGCGACCGGGTACCTTGACACCAACTACGCGGGAAAGGTAAGCGGCGCTATTGAGTCGCTGCGACGCGTGGACCTCGCAATGATCCACATAGAGGCGACTGACGAAACGGGGCATGTGGGGGACGCCCGCCTCAAGATACGGGCGGTCGAGGATTTCGACCAGAAGGTAGTGGGGCCCGCGCTTGCCGGGATGGAGCAGTTCGGCGAATACAGGGTGCTTGTACTTTCGGACCATCCCACCCCCATAGACCTCAGGACCCACACAAACGAACCCGTTCCCTTCGCCATACTCGATTCCGGGAACCGCTCGGTAAAAAACGGCTCGCTTGTCTATACCGAGGACAGCGCCGCCTCAAGCGGAATCTTCGTTGAGCAAGGCTGGAAGCTCATGGGAACGCTCGTCGCCAGATAG
- the mazG gene encoding nucleoside triphosphate pyrophosphohydrolase: protein MEEKKTFEDIVSLARRLRAPGGCPWDREQTLESLRAYVLEEAYEVIQAIELEDTDGLVEELGDFLFQAVFISQIASEEGKFDIGDVTQRLHDKLIRRHPHVFGEKKAKDAADALRTWNAEKLKEKKGKPDLEEIPRAMPSLMRAQRVGEKAARSGFDWRDTSSVLAKVKEELLELEREMEAGEGNRSREEWGDLIFSVVNLARHLDIDAETASHGAIEKFIKRFSRFEEKARTSEKEITALSMEQMDEIWEEVKKT from the coding sequence ATGGAAGAGAAAAAGACTTTTGAGGATATAGTTTCGCTTGCGAGGCGTCTTCGCGCTCCGGGAGGCTGTCCGTGGGACAGGGAGCAGACCCTCGAGTCCCTTCGTGCTTATGTTCTCGAAGAGGCCTACGAAGTGATACAGGCAATAGAGCTTGAGGACACGGACGGACTCGTAGAGGAGCTTGGAGATTTCCTTTTCCAGGCCGTCTTCATCTCCCAGATAGCGAGCGAAGAGGGGAAGTTCGACATAGGCGACGTCACGCAGAGACTCCACGACAAGCTCATAAGAAGGCACCCTCATGTGTTCGGGGAAAAAAAGGCCAAGGATGCGGCCGACGCATTGAGGACTTGGAATGCCGAGAAGCTCAAGGAGAAGAAAGGGAAGCCCGATCTGGAGGAAATACCCAGAGCCATGCCCTCTTTGATGAGGGCGCAGAGGGTTGGCGAGAAAGCGGCCCGCTCCGGGTTTGACTGGAGGGATACTTCTTCAGTTCTTGCTAAGGTAAAGGAGGAACTGCTTGAGCTTGAGCGGGAAATGGAGGCCGGAGAGGGAAACAGATCCCGGGAGGAATGGGGAGATTTAATCTTTTCCGTCGTGAATCTGGCAAGACATCTAGACATCGACGCCGAGACTGCGTCTCATGGGGCCATCGAGAAGTTCATAAAGAGATTCTCCCGGTTCGAGGAGAAAGCGCGGACCAGTGAAAAAGAGATAACCGCTCTTTCCATGGAGCAGATGGACGAGATCTGGGAAGAGGTAAAAAAGACGTAG
- the erpA gene encoding iron-sulfur cluster insertion protein ErpA — MFSVTPKAVDEIKRLLAEDDIEEAFLRVRIVPGGCSGFSYEMGFDDETEEGDNLIESDGIKVAIDELSYTYLDGAVLDFKDGLEGKGFAIENPNATGSCGCGQSFNA; from the coding sequence ATGTTTTCCGTAACTCCCAAAGCCGTAGATGAAATAAAAAGGCTGCTTGCCGAAGATGATATCGAGGAAGCGTTTCTCCGGGTGAGGATAGTACCCGGCGGCTGTTCCGGATTCTCCTACGAGATGGGATTTGACGACGAGACCGAAGAAGGAGATAACTTGATTGAATCCGACGGCATAAAGGTCGCCATCGACGAGCTCAGCTATACCTATCTTGACGGGGCAGTCCTTGATTTCAAGGACGGTCTTGAGGGAAAGGGCTTTGCGATCGAAAATCCGAACGCGACCGGTTCCTGCGGCTGCGGACAGTCTTTCAACGCATAA
- a CDS encoding aminopeptidase P family protein, producing MSRTAYLIIDSSERNSDLYHRTGFFVPDPVIFFEHDGEGTLVLSDLELERGRREARVERVVSLGEWVAAVRGRRRKRPGIAEVAAAILRQRGIRSLIVQRYFPVSYADALREAGFFVKIAKTDFLFPERLRKSPAEVSLIKKALSATAWAMRIAISIISDSVVKGSVLYRDGKPLTSEIVRSAVSSYLAAHGYVASNTIVAGGVQGSMPHEKGSGPLKAGWPVVIDIFPRSQENAYFGDMTRTVVKGEPSAELSRMYNTVLRGQKIAFSMIKDGVRSKDVHGAVMDFFTERGFPTTASGSASPQGFIHSTGHGLGLDIHEPPRIGPGNEILREGNVVTVEPGLYYERLGGVRIEDVVVVTRDGNENLTRCSKRFRV from the coding sequence GTGAGCAGAACCGCCTACCTTATAATCGATTCAAGCGAGCGCAATTCCGACCTTTACCACAGAACCGGTTTTTTCGTTCCGGATCCCGTTATTTTTTTCGAGCACGACGGCGAAGGAACACTGGTTCTCAGCGATCTTGAGCTTGAGCGGGGAAGAAGAGAGGCTAGGGTAGAACGGGTCGTCTCGCTCGGGGAGTGGGTTGCCGCAGTTCGCGGAAGGAGGAGGAAAAGGCCCGGCATTGCCGAGGTGGCTGCGGCAATCCTAAGGCAGAGAGGAATAAGGAGCCTGATTGTCCAGAGATACTTTCCGGTTTCCTATGCCGACGCGCTTCGGGAGGCCGGTTTTTTCGTCAAGATTGCAAAGACAGATTTTCTTTTCCCCGAGCGTCTCAGGAAATCCCCGGCGGAAGTCTCACTCATAAAGAAGGCCCTTTCCGCTACGGCATGGGCCATGAGGATTGCTATTTCAATTATATCGGACTCAGTGGTGAAGGGCTCCGTGCTTTACCGTGACGGCAAGCCCCTTACCTCGGAGATAGTGCGCTCCGCCGTAAGTTCCTATCTTGCCGCACATGGGTATGTGGCTTCGAACACTATAGTGGCCGGAGGGGTCCAGGGCTCCATGCCCCATGAGAAGGGTTCGGGTCCTCTTAAGGCTGGATGGCCGGTGGTGATCGACATTTTCCCGAGATCTCAGGAGAACGCCTACTTCGGCGACATGACGAGGACAGTTGTTAAGGGCGAGCCTTCGGCGGAACTTTCAAGGATGTACAATACCGTTTTGCGCGGCCAGAAAATCGCGTTTTCCATGATAAAAGACGGCGTGAGATCAAAGGACGTGCACGGCGCGGTAATGGATTTTTTCACGGAACGGGGGTTTCCGACCACGGCTTCGGGTTCCGCAAGCCCCCAGGGCTTCATACATTCCACGGGGCACGGTCTGGGGCTTGACATCCACGAGCCGCCGAGAATCGGTCCCGGCAACGAGATTCTGAGGGAGGGAAACGTCGTTACTGTAGAGCCCGGTCTTTACTACGAGCGTCTCGGGGGAGTCAGGATAGAGGACGTGGTTGTGGTGACGCGGGATGGAAACGAGAATCTGACCCGGTGTTCGAAGAGGTTTCGGGTCTAA
- a CDS encoding porin family protein: MRHFTGNGCFWLVAVLVASVLSVTDSAAEGFYVGLEAGFSKSGDMDVSQSLIDHPTQCDSFLYPSGATPPMDAECTTEKITTIANVFAPGAGFAGGATLGYAFGNGLRFEAEYLNRRQGSQRRLARLGPGGGETLEQKESEWDENDPPSERVYDLSAHHFFLNAYYDLRNGSPFTPYIGGGIGVGSTEMRYSARFLRRSDLGPEPWQMAASGTVSDIDTKLGKTRFGFQVVGGVDYALGDDLSVGAKVRWTRLSGFDRNDMSWTRVRGHKPIRADGVTPLTTDFEVSDADIWTFTVGLKYYL, encoded by the coding sequence ATGAGGCATTTTACGGGGAACGGGTGTTTTTGGCTTGTGGCGGTTCTTGTGGCGTCCGTCTTGTCGGTGACGGATTCCGCGGCGGAAGGTTTTTATGTAGGGCTTGAGGCAGGTTTTTCAAAGTCGGGAGACATGGACGTTTCCCAGTCCTTAATTGATCACCCGACCCAATGCGATTCGTTTCTTTACCCTTCCGGTGCGACTCCGCCGATGGACGCGGAGTGTACCACCGAAAAAATAACTACCATTGCAAACGTGTTTGCCCCCGGCGCTGGCTTCGCGGGAGGCGCGACCCTGGGTTATGCCTTCGGCAACGGGCTTCGTTTTGAGGCGGAGTATCTGAACCGCCGTCAGGGCTCGCAGAGAAGGCTCGCGCGCCTCGGTCCCGGCGGCGGCGAAACGCTTGAGCAAAAGGAGAGCGAATGGGACGAGAACGATCCTCCTTCAGAACGCGTGTACGACCTCAGCGCTCATCATTTCTTCCTGAACGCCTACTACGACCTGCGCAACGGCTCGCCTTTTACGCCCTATATCGGGGGCGGTATAGGTGTGGGTTCGACGGAGATGCGTTACTCGGCCAGATTTCTGCGCAGAAGCGATCTGGGTCCGGAACCGTGGCAGATGGCCGCGTCGGGAACGGTCAGCGACATAGACACGAAGCTGGGAAAAACCAGGTTCGGCTTTCAGGTTGTGGGCGGAGTCGACTATGCGCTTGGCGACGATCTTTCAGTCGGCGCCAAGGTCCGCTGGACGCGCCTCAGCGGTTTTGACCGAAACGACATGTCTTGGACGCGGGTCAGAGGCCACAAACCCATACGCGCAGACGGCGTTACGCCGCTTACGACCGATTTCGAAGTGAGTGACGCAGACATCTGGACCTTCACGGTCGGGCTCAAGTATTATCTCTGA